A genome region from Manis pentadactyla isolate mManPen7 chromosome 5, mManPen7.hap1, whole genome shotgun sequence includes the following:
- the LOC118920643 gene encoding neuroendocrine secretory protein 55-like, whose translation MDRRSRAQQWRRARHNYNDLCPPIGRRAATALLWLSCSIALLRALASSNARAQQRRSFPNAHHRSGAQVFPGPPEADLEHEEADRELSLPECLGYEQEFAYESETETESEIESETDFESEPETAPTTEPETEPEDERGPGGPRRPTFGQSLSQRLHALRLRSPDASPGRAQPRTQEPQSPQEGEGPEDEDPGDPEEPKGKQQRRCRPKKPTRRDPSPESPSKRGPIPIRRH comes from the coding sequence ATGGATCGTAGGTCCCGGGCTCAGCAGTGGCGCCGAGCTCGCCACAATTACAACGACCTGTGCCCACCCATAGGCCGCCGGGCGGCCACCGCGCTCCTCTGGCTCTCCTGCTCCATCGCGCTGCTCCGCGCCCTTGCCTCCTCCAACGCCCGCGCCCAGCAGCGCCGGAGCTTCCCGAACGCCCACCACCGCTCCGGCGCCCAGGTGTTCCCGGGGCCCCCCGAGGCCGACCTCGAGCACGAGGAGGCCGACCGCGAGCTCTCCCTCCCCGAGTGCCTAGGGTACGAGCAGGAGTTCGCTTACGAATCTGAGACCGAGACTGAGTCTGAAATCGAATCTGAGACCGACTTCGAGAGCGAGCCCGAGACGGCCCCCACCACCGAGCCCGAGACCGAGCCGGAGGACGAGCGCGGCCCCGGGGGGCCCAGGCGCCCCACCTTCGGCCAGTCTCTCTCCCAGCGCCTGCACGCGCTCAGGCTGCGGAGCCCCGACGCGTCCCCGGGTCGCGCACAGCCCCGcactcaggagccccagagcccccaggagggggaggggcccGAGGACGAGGATCCGGGGGACCCCGAAGAGCCCAAGGGGAAGCAGCAGCGCCGCTGCAGACCCAAGAAACCCACCCGCCGCGACCCGTCCCCGGAGTCTCCTTCCAAAAGGGGCCCCATACCCATCCGGCGTCACTAA